One genomic segment of Hordeum vulgare subsp. vulgare chromosome 2H, MorexV3_pseudomolecules_assembly, whole genome shotgun sequence includes these proteins:
- the LOC123425783 gene encoding BTB/POZ domain-containing protein At3g22104 isoform X1, which translates to MLAGPVRSSDHPPTSFGPSPPSPSLSLTHTNTRRRLLLSCSRFVALTTHQEGLSQQTARASALPWAFCHWQLRLGLFFLGARCGWCRCHPLCACWFHPHHCSLFTTPTSLLSHVDALKLLGNSSRKESMGSVLEVDVDAQAVFFLDKDALAPFSRKIKNLFEEELVGAAASRRRRLVLHGFPGGAEAFELVARFCYGGGAGVTVTAANACAVRCAAQYMEMADATAATAASTAPSLAKVADKTLEDMPHWPWQCVVDAVKQCQSLFPLAESTGVFDKVVGALLAQIAMPAPGDATPTSSSPESSAFRFSCDTKCSSLSMRRTWWFEDLVVLSPGMVERVAKALLARGADHGIVARFLFYYLKCRIAGANAEDKKAMLEAAITVIADLNRSSVSCKGLFGILRIASPVKLAAGCQEMLVDMIGRKLDHATLDNLLVQAPSGTSSLYDVSLVLRFLEAFLLHGDEPGRLKKVGELMDLYLAEVAPDPSLRPARFVELATALPAAARDCHDALYRAIDVYFQVHGRLTDGEKMKICKGINYEKLSPECCKHLATNSGFPTRAAVQALASQHTVLKGIIRHSGPLKPPSPPPPPATGHPQRESYDDVDSDNNGQVVLYASRLELTLENQNLKSLLDSMHWRVMELEKVCSRMKTQMTKMKASRRGGGATARSLPRMCS; encoded by the exons ATGCTAGCAGGGCCTGTCAGGAGCTCAGATCATCCACCAACTTCCTTTGgcccctctcctccctctccttctctctctctcacacacacaaacacacgccGGAGGCTCCTCCTTTCCTGCTCCAGATTTGTGGCATTGACCACTCATCAGGAAGGACTCTCCCAGCAGACGGCCAGAGCATCTGCCCTCCCTTGGGCATTTTGCCATTGGCAGCTTCGGCTTGGGCTTTTCTTTCTGGGAGCGAGGTGTGGGTGGTGCCGCTGCCATCCCCTTTGTGCTTGCTGGTTCCATCCCCATCATTGCAGCCTTTTTACTACTCCTACATCTCTTCTTTCCCATGTTGATGCTTTAAAGCTGTTGGGGAATAGCAGCAGAAAGGAAAGCATGGGCTCTGTCCTTGAGGTGGATGTGGATGCTCAAGCCGTCTTCTTCCTTGATAAG GACGCTCTTGCACCGTTCAGCCGCAAGATCAAGAATCTGTTCGAGGAGGAGCTGGTCGGAGCTGCGGCGTCGCGTCGTCGCAGACTAGTGTTGCACGGCTTCCCCGGCGGCGCCGAGGCGTTCGAGCTCGTCGCGAGGTTCTGCTACGGCGGCGGCGCCGGAGTGACGGTGACCGCGGCCAACGCCTGCGCGGTGCGCTGCGCGGCCCAGTACATGGAGATGGCAGACGCGACCGCGGCGACGGCAGCGTCCACCGCCCCGAGTTTGGCGAAGGTGGCGGATAAGACGCTGGAGGATATGCCGCACTGGCCGTGGCAGTGTGTGGTGGACGCTGTGAAGCAGTGCCAGAGCCTCTTCCCGCTCGCCGAGTCCACCGGTGTGTTCGACAAGGTCGTCGGCGCGTTGCTGGCTCAGATAGCCATGCCTGCCCCAGGTGACGCCACCCCGACGAGTTCCTCGCCTGAGAGCTCGGCGTTCCGCTTCTCCTGCGATACCAAGTGCAGCAGCCTCAGCATGCGCCGGACCTGGTGGTTCGAGGACCTCGTCGTCCTCAGCCCCGGCATGGTGGAGCGCGTCGCGAAGGCGCTCCTGGCCAGGGGCGCCGACCACGGCATCGTCGCTCGGTTCCTCTTCTACTACCTCAAGTGCCGCATCGCCGGCGCCAACGCCGAGGACAAGAAAGCGATGCTGGAGGCAGCGATCACCGTCATTGCCGACCTCAACCGGAGTTCGGTGTCTTGCAAGGGTCTGTTCGGCATCCTGAGGATCGCCTCCCCTGTCAAGCTGGCCGCCGGTTGCCAGGAAATGCTCGTGGATATGATAGGCCGCAAGCTCGACCATGCGACGCTCGACAACCTGCTCGTCCAGGCGCCGTCCGGGACGAGCAGCCTGTACGACGTGAGCCTGGTGCTCAGGTTCCTGGAGGCGTTCCTGCTCCACGGCGACGAGCCGGGGAGGCTGAAGAAGGTGGGCGAACTCATGGACCTGTACCTGGCCGAGGTCGCACCGGACCCGTCGCTGCGGCCGGCCAGGTTCGTCGAGCTGGCCACCGCGCTGCCGGCCGCCGCGAGGGACTGCCACGACGCGCTGTACCGCGCCATCGACGTCTACTTCCAG GTTCACGGCCGGCTAACGGACGGCGAGAAGATGAAGATCTGCAAGGGCATCAACTACGAGAAGCTGTCGCCGGAGTGCTGCAAGCACCTGGCGACCAACTCCGGCTTCCCGACGAGGGCGGCGGTGCAGGCGCTGGCGTCCCAGCACACGGTGCTCAAGGGCATCATCCGCCACTCCGGCCCGCTGAAACCGCCGTCGCCCCCACCACCTCCGGCCACCGGGCACCCCCAGCGCGAGAGCTACGACGACGTGGACAGCGACAACAACGGGCAGGTGGTCCTGTACGCGAGCAGGCTGGAGCTGACGCTGGAGAACCAGAACCTCAAGTCGCTCCTGGACAGCATGCACTGGCGGGTgatggagctggagaaggtgtgcaGCCGGATGAAGACGCAGATGACCAAGATGAAGGCCTCCCGGCGAGGAGGAGGCGCCACCGCGAGATCACTCCCCAGGATGTGTTCTTGA
- the LOC123425783 gene encoding BTB/POZ domain-containing protein At3g22104 isoform X3, whose protein sequence is MEMADATAATAASTAPSLAKVADKTLEDMPHWPWQCVVDAVKQCQSLFPLAESTGVFDKVVGALLAQIAMPAPGDATPTSSSPESSAFRFSCDTKCSSLSMRRTWWFEDLVVLSPGMVERVAKALLARGADHGIVARFLFYYLKCRIAGANAEDKKAMLEAAITVIADLNRSSVSCKGLFGILRIASPVKLAAGCQEMLVDMIGRKLDHATLDNLLVQAPSGTSSLYDVSLVLRFLEAFLLHGDEPGRLKKVGELMDLYLAEVAPDPSLRPARFVELATALPAAARDCHDALYRAIDVYFQVHGRLTDGEKMKICKGINYEKLSPECCKHLATNSGFPTRAAVQALASQHTVLKGIIRHSGPLKPPSPPPPPATGHPQRESYDDVDSDNNGQVVLYASRLELTLENQNLKSLLDSMHWRVMELEKVCSRMKTQMTKMKASRRGGGATARSLPRMCS, encoded by the exons ATGGAGATGGCAGACGCGACCGCGGCGACGGCAGCGTCCACCGCCCCGAGTTTGGCGAAGGTGGCGGATAAGACGCTGGAGGATATGCCGCACTGGCCGTGGCAGTGTGTGGTGGACGCTGTGAAGCAGTGCCAGAGCCTCTTCCCGCTCGCCGAGTCCACCGGTGTGTTCGACAAGGTCGTCGGCGCGTTGCTGGCTCAGATAGCCATGCCTGCCCCAGGTGACGCCACCCCGACGAGTTCCTCGCCTGAGAGCTCGGCGTTCCGCTTCTCCTGCGATACCAAGTGCAGCAGCCTCAGCATGCGCCGGACCTGGTGGTTCGAGGACCTCGTCGTCCTCAGCCCCGGCATGGTGGAGCGCGTCGCGAAGGCGCTCCTGGCCAGGGGCGCCGACCACGGCATCGTCGCTCGGTTCCTCTTCTACTACCTCAAGTGCCGCATCGCCGGCGCCAACGCCGAGGACAAGAAAGCGATGCTGGAGGCAGCGATCACCGTCATTGCCGACCTCAACCGGAGTTCGGTGTCTTGCAAGGGTCTGTTCGGCATCCTGAGGATCGCCTCCCCTGTCAAGCTGGCCGCCGGTTGCCAGGAAATGCTCGTGGATATGATAGGCCGCAAGCTCGACCATGCGACGCTCGACAACCTGCTCGTCCAGGCGCCGTCCGGGACGAGCAGCCTGTACGACGTGAGCCTGGTGCTCAGGTTCCTGGAGGCGTTCCTGCTCCACGGCGACGAGCCGGGGAGGCTGAAGAAGGTGGGCGAACTCATGGACCTGTACCTGGCCGAGGTCGCACCGGACCCGTCGCTGCGGCCGGCCAGGTTCGTCGAGCTGGCCACCGCGCTGCCGGCCGCCGCGAGGGACTGCCACGACGCGCTGTACCGCGCCATCGACGTCTACTTCCAG GTTCACGGCCGGCTAACGGACGGCGAGAAGATGAAGATCTGCAAGGGCATCAACTACGAGAAGCTGTCGCCGGAGTGCTGCAAGCACCTGGCGACCAACTCCGGCTTCCCGACGAGGGCGGCGGTGCAGGCGCTGGCGTCCCAGCACACGGTGCTCAAGGGCATCATCCGCCACTCCGGCCCGCTGAAACCGCCGTCGCCCCCACCACCTCCGGCCACCGGGCACCCCCAGCGCGAGAGCTACGACGACGTGGACAGCGACAACAACGGGCAGGTGGTCCTGTACGCGAGCAGGCTGGAGCTGACGCTGGAGAACCAGAACCTCAAGTCGCTCCTGGACAGCATGCACTGGCGGGTgatggagctggagaaggtgtgcaGCCGGATGAAGACGCAGATGACCAAGATGAAGGCCTCCCGGCGAGGAGGAGGCGCCACCGCGAGATCACTCCCCAGGATGTGTTCTTGA
- the LOC123425783 gene encoding BTB/POZ domain-containing protein At3g22104 isoform X2: MGSVLEVDVDAQAVFFLDKDALAPFSRKIKNLFEEELVGAAASRRRRLVLHGFPGGAEAFELVARFCYGGGAGVTVTAANACAVRCAAQYMEMADATAATAASTAPSLAKVADKTLEDMPHWPWQCVVDAVKQCQSLFPLAESTGVFDKVVGALLAQIAMPAPGDATPTSSSPESSAFRFSCDTKCSSLSMRRTWWFEDLVVLSPGMVERVAKALLARGADHGIVARFLFYYLKCRIAGANAEDKKAMLEAAITVIADLNRSSVSCKGLFGILRIASPVKLAAGCQEMLVDMIGRKLDHATLDNLLVQAPSGTSSLYDVSLVLRFLEAFLLHGDEPGRLKKVGELMDLYLAEVAPDPSLRPARFVELATALPAAARDCHDALYRAIDVYFQVHGRLTDGEKMKICKGINYEKLSPECCKHLATNSGFPTRAAVQALASQHTVLKGIIRHSGPLKPPSPPPPPATGHPQRESYDDVDSDNNGQVVLYASRLELTLENQNLKSLLDSMHWRVMELEKVCSRMKTQMTKMKASRRGGGATARSLPRMCS; encoded by the exons ATGGGCTCTGTCCTTGAGGTGGATGTGGATGCTCAAGCCGTCTTCTTCCTTGATAAG GACGCTCTTGCACCGTTCAGCCGCAAGATCAAGAATCTGTTCGAGGAGGAGCTGGTCGGAGCTGCGGCGTCGCGTCGTCGCAGACTAGTGTTGCACGGCTTCCCCGGCGGCGCCGAGGCGTTCGAGCTCGTCGCGAGGTTCTGCTACGGCGGCGGCGCCGGAGTGACGGTGACCGCGGCCAACGCCTGCGCGGTGCGCTGCGCGGCCCAGTACATGGAGATGGCAGACGCGACCGCGGCGACGGCAGCGTCCACCGCCCCGAGTTTGGCGAAGGTGGCGGATAAGACGCTGGAGGATATGCCGCACTGGCCGTGGCAGTGTGTGGTGGACGCTGTGAAGCAGTGCCAGAGCCTCTTCCCGCTCGCCGAGTCCACCGGTGTGTTCGACAAGGTCGTCGGCGCGTTGCTGGCTCAGATAGCCATGCCTGCCCCAGGTGACGCCACCCCGACGAGTTCCTCGCCTGAGAGCTCGGCGTTCCGCTTCTCCTGCGATACCAAGTGCAGCAGCCTCAGCATGCGCCGGACCTGGTGGTTCGAGGACCTCGTCGTCCTCAGCCCCGGCATGGTGGAGCGCGTCGCGAAGGCGCTCCTGGCCAGGGGCGCCGACCACGGCATCGTCGCTCGGTTCCTCTTCTACTACCTCAAGTGCCGCATCGCCGGCGCCAACGCCGAGGACAAGAAAGCGATGCTGGAGGCAGCGATCACCGTCATTGCCGACCTCAACCGGAGTTCGGTGTCTTGCAAGGGTCTGTTCGGCATCCTGAGGATCGCCTCCCCTGTCAAGCTGGCCGCCGGTTGCCAGGAAATGCTCGTGGATATGATAGGCCGCAAGCTCGACCATGCGACGCTCGACAACCTGCTCGTCCAGGCGCCGTCCGGGACGAGCAGCCTGTACGACGTGAGCCTGGTGCTCAGGTTCCTGGAGGCGTTCCTGCTCCACGGCGACGAGCCGGGGAGGCTGAAGAAGGTGGGCGAACTCATGGACCTGTACCTGGCCGAGGTCGCACCGGACCCGTCGCTGCGGCCGGCCAGGTTCGTCGAGCTGGCCACCGCGCTGCCGGCCGCCGCGAGGGACTGCCACGACGCGCTGTACCGCGCCATCGACGTCTACTTCCAG GTTCACGGCCGGCTAACGGACGGCGAGAAGATGAAGATCTGCAAGGGCATCAACTACGAGAAGCTGTCGCCGGAGTGCTGCAAGCACCTGGCGACCAACTCCGGCTTCCCGACGAGGGCGGCGGTGCAGGCGCTGGCGTCCCAGCACACGGTGCTCAAGGGCATCATCCGCCACTCCGGCCCGCTGAAACCGCCGTCGCCCCCACCACCTCCGGCCACCGGGCACCCCCAGCGCGAGAGCTACGACGACGTGGACAGCGACAACAACGGGCAGGTGGTCCTGTACGCGAGCAGGCTGGAGCTGACGCTGGAGAACCAGAACCTCAAGTCGCTCCTGGACAGCATGCACTGGCGGGTgatggagctggagaaggtgtgcaGCCGGATGAAGACGCAGATGACCAAGATGAAGGCCTCCCGGCGAGGAGGAGGCGCCACCGCGAGATCACTCCCCAGGATGTGTTCTTGA